A single region of the Phyllostomus discolor isolate MPI-MPIP mPhyDis1 chromosome 14, mPhyDis1.pri.v3, whole genome shotgun sequence genome encodes:
- the CTXND2 gene encoding cortexin domain containing 2, giving the protein MDDSSLSSPVDVDKGFAIAFVVLLFLFLIVMIFRCVKLVKNPYEASLPTTEPSLS; this is encoded by the coding sequence ATGGATGATTCAAGCCTATCTAGCCCTGTTGATGTAGACAAAGGCTTTGCCATTGCCTTTgttgttcttctgtttcttttcctaataGTGATGATTTTTCGCTGTGTTAAGTTGGTGAAGAATCCCTATGAGGCTAGTCTCCCAACCACAGAACCATCTTTGAGCTGA